Genomic segment of Eupeodes corollae chromosome 2, idEupCoro1.1, whole genome shotgun sequence:
TACCTTTGCTTAGTTTATATTGATAGGCTTCTCGAGTTCGGATAATAGCCCTGCCGGTGCAAAAGATATAGttaatacatttcttttgaatttgatattttaagaaaatgatattttttaccTCAATCTGTCTTCGGTCATGATTTGATGCTTCCGTATCAATTCATATTCGGGAATTGTACGTTCCTGATGGATACCTACGACTTCTGCCATagttaagctttaattttaaacttagtgaagatattttttttaagaaaaactcagacaaaattaaattatttgtaaaatatcagatttgtaaaaatttgcatGCTCTAAGAGCTCCGACAGCAAAGGAAAACACATGAAAAATGTTCTGTCAAAATTGTGTTGAAAGGTCGATAATTGGTGCGagtctctatctctatctctttAATATTCTTTCGTCGATTAGGTAGTGTTGTTGAACTTGAACtataaattctaaatttatatgaaagggttccaaatattgcaaaaattacagaaatatGCTGAAAGCCAAATACTTGTTGAAATTATTTCCTGgaacagtatttttttcttcttatttctgttaaataaattgacagtgtttctttttcaaatatgaTATCTGGCAATACAATAAATATGGCCGCATGGCATCAATGGTGGCTTAAATATTGGTTTTCAATGCTAAAAGAGTTGCTAATTTGTTGGCATAATATAATGGTTTAATATAACCCTataaaaaagtaatcaaaaGGTGTACAGTCTTACGAAAGGCAAGGCCAGCTAACAGGATCACTTCTCGAAATAAAGTGGTCTCCAAATTAATGTTGCAATAAAAATTGCCTCGTCTTGCAAGAACCAAATGACGTAGATTTTTAGCTGATCAATTTTTGTGAATCAATTTTAATAGATTTAATGAGcagtgacttttttttatttaataaaattttaaatggttcTTCAGACGAAGTTCTTTTATTAACAATGCAACCagtataatttttctttaagtaaaTTTCCACAAGCTTTGCTCTGGTGTTAAATGCATGATGAGCTTCCAAACATCATTGAACAAAAATGTgaacacagtttgacattttgCACTGTTAATCCATAGAAAACAACCATCGAAACTTCTCATGCTGCCTTAAAACACCGTCcactacatttattttatatttattttgaaccatacacaataattttaatttatcaattttaccTTCGATTACTTGAACATGTAGCATTCGgatgaaacatttaaatttttttaaaaaatagtagatTTTAGCATCACCCTGTGTATTTTAAatgcattaaataaatttatctttCTTATCTGTCAAAAATCTGTCAATGGTGTTATTTGTTGATTTTCGCAATTTTGTTgtcgaaatttcaaaaacaaaacaattgaatttttaaaaacctttttatttatttaattaaatcatgTTCTCGTGATGCATTtacaaaacattgtttaaaataaaaatgactttaGATATCTGCCGCATTTGTGGCACGACCGAAGAtctaaaacacatttttaacgaGGGAAATGATGAGCTTGTGGAGCAGATCCGGCTTTGCGCAAATATTCAAGTAAGTACTCTTACAAAAATTCCAACATTTCCTCATCATATGTTCTTAATTCAATCCCAGATCGATGTCAATGATTGCTTGCCCAAATATGTGTGCAATGAATGCGAAACTGGACTGGCATTCTCCTACCGTTTGCGGCAACGCAGCGAACAAACTGAGAAGAGGCTCCGAGAAGATCTCCTGATTACCAACGTCGAACCACTATCACTGGGTGAAGAATCCACAATTATTGACACTTCAGGCCACAATTCACTGGAAGAGCTATGCGAAGAAGTAGGAACTTGGAGCAGGGACGAGGATATTGCAAACTTTGACGATCATGAGAATCTAattgacgaagaagaagaagaaggtttACCCGAAATCCAATCAGATGAAGTTAGTGAAGAGCCATGGATTGAAGAAGAGAATACGCACGAATCTGAAAAAATCTTAGAGAACTCGGTGATGGAACAGGTCGAAGACGATTTGGTcgaatttattgaaatcagCATCGCTCGAAATGATTTGGACACCCAAGACACTGTGGTAACGCTAATTAACTCTTATTTTTCTTAAGCTTTTACAATGTTCCACTTTTAAGGATTCGCCTACAAGTGAACCggaaaccaaacaatttgaatgTGAAATTTGTTATGAACTCTTCgaggaaaaatcaaaatatacttCACACCTGAGAAAGCACGacgataaacattttaattgcaatGTTTGTGACAAAGTCTTCACCCAGCGGTATCGATACGAAGAACACATGAAGAATCATTTCACTCTGGACAAAGCTTTCCCTTGTTCTATCTGTCAGAAGAGCTACACAAATCAAAGCAATATGGAGCGGCACGTTCGCTCGGTTCACAATCAGGAGAGAAATTTCCAATGTGCTCAATGTGGAGCGAGTTTTGGTAGATCGGATATACTGAAGATGCATATGGCAAAGCATTCCGATAAAAGGACAATCGAGTGTGGAGTTTGTCACAAGGCGTGAGTACACAAATTGAAACTGATTTTTGATCCacatttatgaaaaatactCCGTCTGCTTGTAGATTTAAAACCAGCCAAAGTTTGCATTATCACATGAGAATCCACCTGAATCACCAGGGACGGCAGAAAAAGCCCCCGCGTATTAGGGCAAAACGGAAAGCGAACGCTCAAACCTTTCGATGCGATCATTGTGACAAGGTATCCCATCATAGAACCACGCACATCAACCATATGCGAATTCACACGGGTGAAAAGCCATTCAAGTGTAGCACCTGCAACAAAGCCTTCCGCACGACTCACGCCCGAAGTAATCATGAGCTCCTGCACACCGATAAACGTCCACATGCGTGCAAAGAATGTGGGATGGCTTTTCGACAAACATCGCATCTTAAGTCGCACATGCTCACACACTCTGGAGACAAAAACCATGTGTGTGAGGTATGCCAAAAAGCCTTTGCAATGCGAAGTAATTTGGTTGCCCATCTGAGAATCCATACGGGCGAGATGGCTTATGCATGCAATCAGTGTCCAAAGAAGTTCCTCCTGTCTAGTCAATTTAAAAGACATAAGCTAACGCACGGCTCTTCCGTTGACGATGGAGGAGATGTTTTGCGGATGGAATCTTGCCAGGAGAATGAAAGTGAATTCCATGATCCCCAAACAGGTTTCTGCATGTATGAGATAATCGAAAGGGCACCAGACAATGATGGCATTGTTGTTGAATGATCTGCAATGTAGAAAGatgataaatatattttatatattcatgtacaaattatgttatttttaagaGGAATTTTACTACAATAAACACAGTGGTTTAAAATAATAGTAACTGTTTAGCTCTGAGATAGGGGTGGCAAGAAAAAGGTAACTATCAAgagatgtaactttgaggtagttaagggcttTGTTTATAAACACAGAAAATAACACGAGCGCTgagaataactcttgtctcTCTTTGTCTCTAAATGAGACCCTcatcattcccgtcctgctgTACGGTGCAGAAGAATGGATCTCGACAAAGGCAGATGAAAGAATATTGGGTTGTTCCGGGAGAAAAGTTCTTTAATGTGATCAgtggaaatatagttttccgTCGGCTTTTTTGGTCGCTTTAGTTTTTACAATTAAGTTACATTaactttcccaacgtttcggGAGGGATTGCTGCCTAGTTAAGAACAAATCcaaattttcataataaaaattaaatattttacagcAGTGAGATTTTGGCTCTCGCTGTCCATAATTTGTAGAATGgggtatttcaaaaataagctGCCTCATTCTCAAAGTTCTACTTGGTGCAtagatatttattaaagaaattaaatctgTAGAATCAATATCATTACAGAGAATGTCACGAACAAATAAAACACTAAACATTCTACGGATCGACACAAGAGTTTGCATTCCAAGCATTTAACATCATCTCCTATAATTCATGTTATTATTACAGGTCAATGCCTTCAATGCGtaccttaaaatgtttttctgaattttctCAATCCTATCTGGATCTGGATTCTATTTGAGTCTGGATTGCAAATAATGCAATTATATTCCAGCAATGGACGAACAATTGAGCAGTATAACGTTTTCAATGTGTACGGATCCTTGAATTCGGAATAATTTCGTTTAAGAAAACCAAGCATAGAGTTTGAATTAGAAGCAATATAGTTGACATGGGATTCAAAAGATAGTTTTTCATCAAATATTACACCTAGATCTTTTGATTCACTAACCCTACGTTACTTAATCCCATCAATCATATAATCGAATATTATTGGATTCAACTTGCAACAGAAAGTTAAGgtgggtgtccatttgagagtaaacgtGCTGCGTGTCGCTCTCAAGCTGCTCTCGACAGCGATCCCGCAAGTGGACATAGTCTGGAGAGTATCTTGCGGAGAGTTGACCAATTACTCTCGACATTCGGTCATTTTGAAAGTCACTCGCAAGTGGACACGTGTGCTTACAACTATCGCGGAATACCAACACAGTTCGTATTTTGCGAGCAGCTGTCGAGAGTAAACATGGCAAATCAGTGGAAACTATGCCTTTTGttcatataaatttgatttgaaaatacttttttttacttctgtattgttattgtaatgggtccaattagtcaaattgaaaattttgacatatctcgatttttcaaggaccctagagtcgaaataaaacattttaagaaagctGCCGGACGTTCGTACCtttgtacgttcgtacgtccgtacgttcgcgacgttttttcgtcgtccatagctcaagaactagtaaagatatgaacttcaaataaattttgttatacagatattaatgcagaaagatgcggaaaggcatctcaagaaaattgagtgaaaggtgaaaatgttggttaaccccaactatctcacgaaccaaaaacactagagacttgaatttagttttattgtaacttgataccaaacaagtatagattataaaaaagtcaaagtaacggtttttttataaatcaaaacaaaactgaaaaaaaaaaatatttgtcacctcgaaaattgcacgaataaaaaataattttttctccaaaacaattttgtgcaacgaagaataacgtttttaacatcgtttcaaaattttgagaaaaatcgaattgacagttttttaataaaaaatagcaacttaaaagaaaatttaacaaaagttggtgaaaattcatttccgacacaaatatctttttaaaaatttgagattatggtttcttactaattttagcttaaaggaaatattgttttcaacattcagtaacattttgagaaaaatctggttgacaaaaaataatttcgatccatattttcatacaaaaattaaatctacaaaaaatagtacgcaaatttggtaaaaattgatgatgtttggttctcgatatctcgtgaacaatagaaaatattgactttaaattagatTCATTTacctaatttgtatttaattgtttaagaaataaaatcttttaacaaatgctactaaaattggtaaaaattggttttcgactaaaaatctcgtttacaaaaatagattttgaaatcaaactatttcatcaaatgcaaaatattgtaatttttaatcttttagaataattccattgacaacttttttaacaaaacacgaaaacctacagaccttttaagcaaggcaaatcgacagacgggatgggaagttatcagtgaggaTAATTAAAGCTTGTAAGAATACATGGCCAACTGATAATATGCTTGCAGAGgaaatctatcaagtggacacgattatgagagtaccctcagcaagaaaactctcaatattctaTCAGAGAGCTCGCGATAGCAAAATTTCTAATATTTGGCTATCAAATGGAGAATCTCGAGAGTTGCTCTTGAGAGTTCACTAGCAgaagtactctcaaatggaTACGCACCTTTAAAACAACACTTTGATATGTTTAAAAGCTAATTATTATGCGTACACCAATTTTCGAAGTTATATcttgtcttgttgaaatcatttattttgttaaccaccttgaatattttgataTCGTCTGCGAATATTAGACCTTCAGATATAGATAAAATTGATGGAAagtcgtttttaaaaagatcaaacaaaagtggacccaaatgacttcctTCAGGAACACCTGATAGGACTGTTATTTGATAAGACTCTAAGTCAATTATTTTCACTATCTGCATCCTACCTATTGGTAGCTTACCAATAAAATAAGACCAAAACCATTTTAGTAAAGTTCTATCAAAACCATatgcttttaattaaaattaggtGATTTACTCTTCTGAAAGCTTTGACAAAATCCGTATACACCACATCCATTTGGCTTCGCTTTTCTAGTGCATTAAAACATTTGCTATTTGACCTAAAAATGGGATTTATAGTGGACATTTTTTACTCATCTAAGAAAACCCCACAAGAAAGAGATTGATTGAAACTCAAAGTTTCAAAGCAGTGCTTTAAAAcaattggaaaaattccatgACAATCTGGATAAATCGATCCATTCACGCAACGCAGAACTTATGTACATCAATATCTAAAAAGATATTACAGCAGTCAGTCATTCGTAATAAAGAACTACAACATCAGAGGAGTTGTAAatactttgaaaattattggCAAACCAATCAACAATAATTCTAGGACCACTAGATGTAACATCATTGTAAATCAATGACGAAGGAAAACCAATTGATTTCCGTTTTAAATTaccgaagctaacatcaaaaaggcaaaccttctgatcggaggcgacgcaaatgctcggcataccctttggggaagttctgtgatcaacaAACGAGGTGaatcactttttgattttattattgaaaataatatgaccatttgtaacagaagcaatactcccactttcgtctttccgaggtCGGAAAATTATgaaggatgtgcttgatgttacattagtaaacaaccgtaattttttAGTgaagaattggagagtttcccctttgaattctttttcggatcacaagtggattctttttcaaattattttcgagtcgaaaaaccctctgccttacagaaatcccaaaagaactgactggacgaaattaagtcaaattgctaattccaaactaagcaacttaccgaatctcactgaatcgataggagacattgaatcaaaggtgaaaacctttgaaacttctataagtaaagcttttagagcctcttgcccagttaaatatagctgTAAAACCCTttcttcttggtggaatgaagaactgtccagtcttaggaaaatgacgaggacaattttcaatatcagaGCAAACATAacttttaccaaccgtataaagactctcttaaaatttacaagcaagccctgtcatcagccaaaagacaaggctggagagaatactgtcaatcaatcgaagacgtAAAGGATTCCGCAAGACTcaacaaagttttatcgaaggaacattgtaatccttcatttctaaaaaagcctgttggaacctggacagcctctccagccgaatctcttgagctactgatgaagacgcactttccgggttgcgagagtggtaaccccgaatcgcttgaaaccacagagctaaacgtagctcatgtggagcaagtcaattccgttataaccagagaaaatattttgtgggccgtcattactttttctccatattaATCCCCAGgaatggatggcatactgccagttatgcttcaaaagttgcatgatgttacagctccatggctggaaaaaaatttcaaaggatgtctccttctcaaacatgtgcgcatgtcgtggagacaggtcaaagtagtttttatcccgaaagtgggtaggcgaggtcacgaatccgcgaaggatttcagaccaataagcttaacatctcttgtgcttaaaaccttggagcgtattcttgattaccatattagagaaatcctagttggacgacctctcgaaagctctcagcatgcttatcttaagggcaaatcttcggagactgccctccatgaagtagtgcgtactgtagaacaaaaaatccattataaagaatttactatTGCCACCtacctagacatagaaggtgcttttaacaacgtccttacagaatccatagaagaatcgctcgttaagttcggtgtagaagagtgcattcgagaatggattatttccatgctcagtggtaggaagattcgagccactctaggcaatacaatcggaacaaaacacgtgagtaggcgggaacaccccagggtggtgttctttcgcctcttctatggcttctggtcatggatacaattctcgttaaattagagagatgtggagtgaaggcggtagcctatgcggatgatttggtgctattgatgtcaggaaagtacacctctgtgattagtgaaatcaggAAGTCAACTTTGATGAAAGTTATAGCAActggccacgagttgtggactaggagttaaccaaagtaaaactgaactgttgctctttagtacaaaaactaaagtaccgcccttgacggtacctcgactcaacggtcaaatcgtATCATTGttttccagtgcaaaatatttgggagttatactcgaccctaaactaaactggaaactaaatattgaagcacgggttaagaaggcctgtgttgccttctacgcctgcagcaaaactttcggcaaaaagtggggacttcagtcgaagatgattttatgaacgtacacagccgtagtacgttcaa
This window contains:
- the LOC129947044 gene encoding zinc finger protein 883-like; this translates as MTLDICRICGTTEDLKHIFNEGNDELVEQIRLCANIQIDVNDCLPKYVCNECETGLAFSYRLRQRSEQTEKRLREDLLITNVEPLSLGEESTIIDTSGHNSLEELCEEVGTWSRDEDIANFDDHENLIDEEEEEGLPEIQSDEVSEEPWIEEENTHESEKILENSVMEQVEDDLVEFIEISIARNDLDTQDTVDSPTSEPETKQFECEICYELFEEKSKYTSHLRKHDDKHFNCNVCDKVFTQRYRYEEHMKNHFTLDKAFPCSICQKSYTNQSNMERHVRSVHNQERNFQCAQCGASFGRSDILKMHMAKHSDKRTIECGVCHKAFKTSQSLHYHMRIHLNHQGRQKKPPRIRAKRKANAQTFRCDHCDKVSHHRTTHINHMRIHTGEKPFKCSTCNKAFRTTHARSNHELLHTDKRPHACKECGMAFRQTSHLKSHMLTHSGDKNHVCEVCQKAFAMRSNLVAHLRIHTGEMAYACNQCPKKFLLSSQFKRHKLTHGSSVDDGGDVLRMESCQENESEFHDPQTGFCMYEIIERAPDNDGIVVE